A window of Malania oleifera isolate guangnan ecotype guangnan chromosome 2, ASM2987363v1, whole genome shotgun sequence genomic DNA:
CTGCCTGTGTCAGTGGCTGGCATGCTGATTATTTATCCCTGGGTTTAGTCATCATATTCACTTTTATAAGGAATTTGGATATGGACAGACTTGTCAATTTTCGgaatatggaaattatgttgttgGTTTGGATATTTTTGTAGTTATGGATGTTGCTTCTTGGTGCTTAATTTTTGTTGCATCTATTTTTAAGTGGAGACTTCTGCTTCTGGGGGGGAGGGGGGTTGCCCTTTTTTGTTGTACTTCTCAACTTCATGAACTACTAATTTAAGATAATGAAGATGAGGCTGTTGAGATAACATCAATGCAATGACTAGCATAGACATCATTGAATGTGAACATTGGTTCATAGAGCTGAAAACTATTGGAGATGTTGCTTTCTTGCATGAAATGTGGATTATCATGTCTTTATGTGTTGTGGTTGTGCTGCTGCAACTTATTTGGTCTCGTTTTAAAATGACGAATTACTTAGATTCCGACACTTCTATTCATATTTGACCTTATGAGCTTTGCAATTTCGCATCAATCTTTCTCTGGcatatttgaaattgattttatTGTGATGTGCCCTAACCATAtttgcaattttttttcaaattatctGAATTTGCTATTTGCTATTTGCTATAACAGCTTGAAAATAGTCAATTACTATAAGGTTTAGTTTTGGGTAAAATTGATGGAAATAATGGGAAAGTTTTTGTGAAAATTATAGGAGcaataattttcttttctttcttcattcCATTTTAGTGCTTTTCTTCTTTCTGTGTAAAAAATTATGGGGCAACTGGGCAGGAAGCTGAAGCTGCACGGTTCACATGGATCACAGCTTGTACCACACATGCTTGTTGCTTTTTATGTCTCacttattttgtttttcttttaaaaaatgtatAGAAGTGGTGATGTTGTTAGCAGTCTGAAACTCAAGGTGGGGGGGAGAGTGGTAATGCAATGGAACTGAGGAAGTGCTTTGTTGCAGTATTGGTGATGGTTAAGGGTGAGGAACTCGGTGGTTATACTTTGTAATTCCCCTTGAAGAGAGGCAAACTGGTGAAAAACAGAGGAGATATGATAGTCCCATTCTGCATATGCATCCTGAATCCATTTGCTTCATGTTCATGCTCAAAGATCATTTATGCAATATTGTTGGCAGATCTATGCAAATTCTTATTGAGGATGTTATTGGAGGATGGCATTTGTAGAACCCGAAGTACTTACTATGTTTTGGTTTCATATTTTGCATGAATGGTGGTGGACATGGTTAGTGTCATTGTACATTTTTCAGATTACCATGAGGATTAGAACAAAAAGAGATCTTAAGAAATAAAATTTGAACCTCTTCATGGCTTGAATTGATGGTTGAGTGAAATAAAACAAATATCTCTCATGATGTAGACTATGTGACTGGTAACTGATTCTGCAGTTTTCCTGATTTGGTCATGTTCATTTTACTCCATAAGGTCTGTAGCCTCTCATTTTCTTTTATGATTCAGTCTAACACAGATTTTCCTAAGTATGCATTGCAATAGTTAATTTGATagaagaaaatatgaaaataatttgcaTTTGTTGGTAAATTTGATGACTGAATGCCTCAGCATTGGCCTTAGAAGCCAGGTACTTCTCTGATCTTGTCCTTGGTCTTTTGCTTCTCACATAATTCTGAAAATGCAAATGCATTTACATTGCTTATGATTTTTCTCAACCTTCTTAAGCTTATGCAAATAATTTGAGTTGTTTGAGTGGATTAGCCTAAATTAAGTTGGTCAGAGGTGGCTCTTGTTGTAATTGGCTTCAGTATGTTTGCCAAGGGGTTGCAATTGCAGGCCCAAACCCACCAAAAAGGCTTGAATCtattgaattgatttttaggcCAGCATTTTAAAGCCCAGTGGCGTTTAGTTTTTTCCTGAAATTTCAAGGCTGAGGCATTAACTTGTATGGCTTGTTTGGGTTACTAAATCCAGATTAAGTCTTGCAAATAAGATATAACAGATTAGatgttggtttttggtttagtttaCTGTGAAACTTGTTGGCTCAGTGGGTGTGAGTTTTTTATCATACCATTGTCAACTTCAGATCTGGATGATGACCTCCATATATCTAGTTAAATTTTGTTCGCAGTTTTACTCGCCGAAGTTgacatttgaaattttaattcagATACATGCTGAAGAGTCAAAACAGTTCGATTACCTCAGTATTATACTTTGATTGCTAATTGCTAGAAGTTTTATTTGAAGGTTGCTTCTTGTTTTTGGTCAACGTTGCTTACATTTTTTAATTGATGCGTTCTTTCATACAGCTGCATTTGGAGCTGTTCTGCACGTGATATCCACCTCACTTCTTGGTATAACAGCAATCACCATGGCAAATACAATTGCAGGCGAGGAAACAGTGCATAAACTTGCTTCGTTGTTGCTTGTAATTCTTGGCAGTGGTTATGTTTTGTTGTTTCTCTCTGGAAAGGGTGGTCACAGTCACTCCCACAACCAACCCATGGAGAAAATGGCTGTTGCTGGGCTTGTCCTCGTGCCTGCATTATCTCCTTGTGCAACAACACTTCCAGTTTTCCTTGCTGTTGGGAATTCATCCTCTATGATGGTGCTTGCTATCATAGTGCTGCTACTGAGGTATTACGACATGCATATTCAATTTGAAAAGGCTATTTTTGTCATAAGACACTGAACAGTTAACGTATTCACTGCTTGGGAATCAGTTTTTCATATAAGTATATAACAATGGTCATCAAGCCAGATGCGTTTGTTAGGTTGATCTAAAAAATTTGAAGCAGATGTCTCCCATGCATATAATTGTGTATAATATGTGAAAAGGGCTTGTTTTGGCAGTTGCGTGTTGCATatcaaaaaatttgatttttatattttcactTGGATGCGTGGGTCCCTCCCCTCTTCCttttaattttgacatttttaaATTTCTGATTCTATCTACATGTCTGCAAAGCACTTTGcctatgtgaaaaaaaaatactCTTCCAGGATAAAATACTGGAAGTACTTTGCCTATTCAGAAAAAAATTTCTTATTATACCTACATGTCTAAACTTCCCGTATAAAATACTGTATTTTGTTCAATTATATTTGGGCCGTCATTTGTTCAATCATGTGACCGTGACCATGCAGTGTGATTGATTGGATTGTCTTCAATGTTTGGTTGGCTTGGTTTTGCTATTTGTCAAACCGCATATCATTTTTGTCACCTTCATTAGTTTTCCCTTTTCATTGTtgctataaaaaattaaaaatgggaAGCAAGCAGTTGTTTTAAAGGGGATTCTTTATTATTGCATGTGTGCAAGTCTTGACACTAAGTGGTATTGGATTTGCAGCACTATAACTGTGATGACTTCTCTTGTGGCTCTTTCGTTTTATGGTGCAAGCCAGCTCAAGTTTCACTGGGTAGAGCGATATGATAAGCTTCTTGTAGGTTCTGTCCTATGTCTTGTAGGAATATTGACACTCATTTTTCATGATCATCATGGCGAGGGCGGCTCTGTTGGAGAACATTTTCATAATAGGAAAATTATTGTTTGATGATTCTTGGTAATCCTGCAACCCGTGTTTTGGCAAGGTTACTTTTTTATTTGATGAGGTTAAGGACCAATATATGTAAAACTACTTTGATTAATTTGTTGTGCCATAAGCAGTTCTTGAGAATGTTTCATTGCACTTTTGTGTACAGATCGGTGCATCAGCCCTTTGTGTGGATGTGTCTGATTATTATACTCGAATTTGTTATTCTGTTTCTACTGCCCTAATCTTTGGTTGTCTATAGCCTTGTTCCTGTGATTGCTTCTCGCTCATTATACAATAACTTTATTGATTATTTTAATTGTGGGCATACGCGACGCTACGTTTATGCTCTGCAGTTCCAAACTTACTAATTTTTTTAAGAGAAGAGTGAATTTTTCAGAGATAATGGGAAGTTGTGGAAtcaatttagatatttaaaattaaaattagttaTTTATCAATGGTTTGTAAATGTTGTAATTATGTGAGTTTGATGGAATTTTGGTAGTAGTGAGAGAATACCACGGAGTCTAAACTTGATTTATTGTAGAGATGTATTCATCCTCCTCTCCTCTATTTTTAATCCTCcaattttaatatcatgctctAACCAAACATTAAAGCCAAAAGGCAATCCAAGAGTGGGGAGGTTTTGAATtggatttaataaaaataaaatgctaGATGTAAAAGTTAAAGCAATTAAAAGTAATCAAGCAATTTATATGGTATAAATGCAATTAAATCTTGACAATCTTCATTTACATCCACTCTTTTAGGATCAATAGTTTTGAGGTTCCATTAAACTTCACTTTAATGTACACTCTTTGTTTTTTCGAAGATCAAGGAATAAATTTATAATCCATAGTTTCTATGGAGACAGGGCAATCAAAACAATCTCTATTTTATGGAAACCAAGGAATCAAATATAATTAGGCttacaaaaacaaaaatcctCACATGGAAAATGTCTACAATTTGAGCTCTCAATACAAACTCTCAAGAAATAAACTATTGGCAAGTTTTCTCTCAAAAACCGgcaaataaaaacacaaaaaggGATTTAAGAGAGAATATAGGACACTTGATAATTCAATATAGGTTTGTTCTCTAATGTTATCAAGGCTTAGGAGGGCACACATAGAGTTTGGATGAAAATTAGCTATTTACCAAtaaatccctatttctatgtttaactaattaatgactggaatttgatgttgatttgaattactaaatcaatgaattcctttttacccaattaaatgcgtgtaaagttattaAACATATACAAGCAAGtaggaaattgaaatacgatgcggaaaatgaaaaggataagggaagagagaatgcaaccacgattttacgaggttcagccaactcgacctacgtcctcgccttgagcaacctactcaaggattctATTATAATTCCcgttccttaaattgggatggagcttcctttacaatccgctgttcacaagaggtataactccctcttaatccgctacttacaagagatacaactctctcctcaaccccgattcacaaaccgaaccttgaatacaatttaatctgcaaaacactcaatgttacttctaacaaagccagtgagtacaattcaaagtcctagtacataatcatatgataaaacttgaagctcagaatgtatggaaatgatacaatcgtttatgtatgaaatgcttcaacacacaatttctctctttaaccaaaactcccaagtaatgatatatttaaaatgttttggagtaaaTTAGGGTTCTacttcactttgtaaagatgcacaattGTGTCTattgtgaacttgttaaaagtcttatcttgaatattttatcaatatatatcaaaaagctttctttcaaaatatttaatcacaaccccaatctttgtaatatgtaaatagatatatgatatgtaattcaaatatcaaaatactgagtataaggttttccaaacaaaatatccttcaataagataaatatttatgaataccaaggatatatattcaagtgttttaatatatctaaaatataaatcttttaacttaatacacacttgaatcaaactattcaatcaatcacacaaccttaatcaagtaatgatcttgtttaaaaaataaatatgtatatgtatatgcacatccaaaatcaaccttttaatatttaatcaaaaatagatttttcaataataagctctatgaacactatatgtatatatgtatatatactctataatcaaaaaccaatcaaccaaaagctaaacaactttctcaagtaatgatcttttcaaaaacaattttttatatgtatgtgcacactcaagatcaaacttttctaatgatgctcaataacaagtaatgagatgagaagttcttgaaaataataacttgaatgatcaaacctcaataccaagttgacaatcaagatgtataagaaAGATCCCTTTGATattctaaattgatttgcccaaactcGATAAGTTGAAGTTGAAGTACAGGCAATCGTATAGtactaggagtagattttcaacgttcttttaacaatgtgtgttcttctctttcttgtgtgtcttacttatgttctagggtttagatattcaaaatatatagtatattacccttaggattgatctcagccgttggatcaataaaatagctcacgagtccttttaataaaaatctaatttttagactttcccgcgacttcaggcaaccgaagtggagttcaggctcctgaagtggcaactttaggTGCCTGAGGttacagggtcaggcgaccgaagtacctctgtCAGGTTTtgttttcccatttaattctttaggctaccaaacttaatcttcaggcaaatgaagaatttctttaggctACTAaggtgaagttcaggctaccgaagtccattttttttatttcctttttctaattttaaaaaatgctttgctctttttcttgaaccttttataaaacatatttttcatgatttcaaaaacatttctaagtccatgaagtttccctaatgatatacatgaaatgcatgaatcataaaatcattttaagttaCGATGagtctcaaataaaatcatacgaaaatgtaagtacatgagttctaaatatccattcccaagatgatcttgaacttttccgcttgcatcttgattctcgtactctttgagtttcatggatcttgtcaagatttgttagctttactttgttaCTTCCATTACTcgttatcttttcgtgcatgcttaatataggttctgttcacaaactcaatgcacagatcaaataacaagtgatttgtcattatcaaaaccgaattggactcgtagagtcaacacattcattataataataataataataataataataataataataataataataattcctaGCTCAATTCTATTCCTCATTTCCATTTGAACTAAGCAAGCCAGAGTAAAGTTCTAGAAAAagtattataatttttttctattttcctttttttatggTCTTTTTTTGAATGAAATTATTTTGTGGAACAAAATTTGGAGCAAGGATGAAATTCTTGATCCAATTATAGatgataaattattttattaattatatatcaTGCAATGCCATGGATCTCCAATCAAAGTTGCGTGTTTGAAATGTATGAAAGgaaaatatagatttttaattaaaaataatcaaagttcctaaaatcaatttcaaaccaaaattaaaatttgagatccactttcattttcttaaaaaaaaaaacacatgaaaTCAAATTTAGGAAACTCGGTCTCTAACTAAAATCAAATTtaagaaatttaattttcaacatctgaaaaaaaatcaaatataaaaatattgattTTACTAGTGAAAGTTAGTTCTTGCGAGAACCATATTTCAATAAATATTTGTAAAACTATAGTAAAATATAATTTGGTGAAAAAATCATGTGTACCATCCTCATGCAAAGTTGATTTTTTTATGCACTTCTTCTGCCCTTATTCTTCACAAATTTGCAAATTTTGAAAAGTAGTGTGAGGGAGAGGATTGATGTTAAAATTTTAtcgaaaaagaaaagaatatgcTACTCAACATGGGTCTATGTCTCGAAAAACCTCCTCCCTCTACTCATCATGTGGGCTCGTAATGTTGagcaatttaaatatatatatatatatatatatgtatgtatgtatatatataaaagtctaaaaattttatttaatattaaaaataatgatgtGGCATCGAGTTCGTAAGAATTATGATACTATTCAATATAGCAATTCATGAAAATCATAGTTACTAAGGGATCCTTAGAATACTTGATTTTTTAAAGTTTGTTTTAGACATATATTATTGAGAGATTGAGAAGTGACAATGTTTGGTTTATTCTTGAAATAATGATAAAACAACAATGTTTTctaaaaaaagggagagaaatatGAGATTGGGAGTCAAATGGGTTATAATATGATGATGTTtctaaatctttaaaatataattaaagatCTTTTACGTCAATaatacatttttaataattcTCACAAGAGTATAGTTATTTACCTATGTAAAGGGAAATGAGAATGTCTACATTTAAAAGTGTGCAAGAATAGTCATAAAGTTTAGAAATTTTGATCAACAAAACGAAATTGGATTTGgtttccatttttatttatttttatttacataggaactccagccaccaacgaatccttcggaccccctagtgcggcaccaaacctacgaatcAACATCCTCTGCCCCCAGGGttcgctgatcagggtaaagtccgaaTGCAGATACGACTtctatgcatcagttggacgttcggtcaaCCTGACTcttgggacacatctccattaccatacACGGTCCCCGCTGGTTTACAGATAATTCTCACCATTCACGGTTCTCACtcgctcacagagcgaactctcaccatccacggtccccgcgaGCTCACAGAGCGAACTTTCATCATTCACGGTCCCCGTTGGT
This region includes:
- the LOC131148022 gene encoding uncharacterized protein LOC131148022, with product MESFSAEDLSTIGGIATVSILHSFIPTHWLPFSIVGRAQKWTLSRTVLVTAFGAVLHVISTSLLGITAITMANTIAGEETVHKLASLLLVILGSGYVLLFLSGKGGHSHSHNQPMEKMAVAGLVLVPALSPCATTLPVFLAVGNSSSMMVLAIIVLLLSTITVMTSLVALSFYGASQLKFHWVERYDKLLVGSVLCLVGILTLIFHDHHGEGGSVGEHFHNRKIIV